CACCGAGAGCCGCAGGTGGTCTTGAAGGCGATCCACGCCGATGCCGCTCGAAAAGAGGAGGTGGTCGATATCGTTGTAGTCGCAGCCTGTGCACAGGGCGGCCGTGAACAGCACCGCCGCAAGCAGTCCGAGCGGTTTTCGCAGGGATGTCCACGCGGTCAAGGTTCCACCTCACCTCGGCGCGCGGCGAATCCAGCGGGGCCGCGCGATGCGGACGCGATCGACCGATTCAAACTGGCGCGGCCGGCGCTTCATCATCCACCACGGCGCGCGAATGATCACGTCCTTCATGTCCCCCATCACGTTTGGCGCGATGGGCGATAGATAGGGGACGCCGAACGAGCGAAGGGACGCCATGCGGCCCACGAGTGCCATGCCGAGCATGAGCACGCCGTAGAGGCCGAACAGTCCCGCGGCGAGGACGAACGGAAACTGGAGCAGCCTGGCCGCCTGTACCAAACCGAGCGCCGGCAGGGTGAAGGACGCGACGCCCGTGGCCGACACGATAATGACCATGCCTGGAGACACAAGCCCGGCGCGAACCGCTGCGTCGCCGATGACAAGCGTGCCCACAATGCTGACGGACTGACCCACCGCGCGGGGAAGGCGCGTGCCGGCTTCCCGCAGGGCCTCAAAGGCCACGAGCATGCCGAGCGCCTCGATAATCGTTGGGAACGGAATCCCGGCGTGCTGCGCGGCGACACTCACCAGAAGCGGGGTCGGTAGCAGATCCTGGTTATAGGTCAGGAGGGCCACATAAAGCGCCGGGAGCAAGACAGACGCCCAGAACATGAGGTGGCGCAGCAGGCGCAGCGGGAGGGCGAGAGAATAGTGCATGTAGTAGTCTTCTGGAGACGACAGATTCATGGCAAACGTGACCGGCACCATCAGGCACGTGGGCGATCCGTCCGTCAGAATGGCCACACGCCCTTCCATCAAAGCCGCTGCTACGCGATCCGGCCGTTCCGTCTCTTCCGTGGTGGGAAACACCGAGAACCGCGGATCGTTGATGAACTCCCGGATTTCATTGGCGTCCGCGACGTAGTCGACATGGATTTGCGCGAGCCGCCGTCGAACCTCGTGGACGATCTCTTGTTTCGCGATCCCTTCCTGGTACATGACCGCGATATCACAAGGCGCCACGGCGCCGATGGTGACGGTTTCGATTTTCAGCTTCTGTGACTTCAGGCGCTTGCGCACCATCGCCAGATTGAGCGCGAGTTGTTCAACGAATGCCTCCTGGGGCCCGTGCAGCGTCGGTTCATTTTCCGACCGGTTGATGGTCCTCCCGGGCGGTTGACTCAAATCCCAGGCCTGGGCCGTATCGGCCCCATCTCGAACGACCACAGCGGAACCCTTCAGCAGAGCTTCCACCGCGGCCGAGATGGTCCGGATTTCGTGTGCCGCGACGCCTGGGCTCACGTAGGGGCCCGCCTTTCTGGCACCGCTCGCTTCGCGCAGGTGAAGCAGCGCATTCTGTAACTGCCTCTCATCCACGAGTCCTTCGAGCCATAGGGCGACTCCGGCGGCGCGCGGCGCGGTCCAAGACCATGGCAGGACGCGAAGGTCGGGACACGGCTCCAGCTGCCGCGCCACCTCCCTTGCGACATCCCACGCCCTCCGCTGGATGACGTCACGCGCTTCGCTCAAGCGCATCCCTCCTCTTGACCCACCGTCCCTCTTAAGTTGCGAGAACATGCGCAACTTCATGTACGAGGATGGACGAAAGAAAGGCGTGAAGCGCGGCCCCTACCGCGCTCTAGCTCGCCAGCCCGCGCGCCAGAAGCACGCGCGCAGACGCAAGAAGGGCCTCCCCGAGTCACGTTTCTCTCGAGAAGGCCCCTCGAAGCATGCGTTGGACGAATGAAGAAAAGCGCGGTGGTATTAACCGTGAACCGCCGAGAACCCAGGCACACCGTCGAAGGTGTAGAGATTTTCCGTCTTGATGACGTCAAACCCCGCCTCAATGATTCTCCGCTGTAATTCCACCACTTCCCCAGGCTGAACCTGCGCGCCGCCTTCTTTACGGAACCGGCAGCGCCAGTGGTCGGTGCAAAACGTCTCTGGAAGCCCGTTCGGCCACACCTTAATGCCGCGATTCGTGATGACCTCGAGTTTCAGATCGTCGACGCGAATTTGACTCAGTTTTCCGCCGAGATCGTCCGGCGCACCGGGTCCCCAGTCGAGAAACACATCGACGCCGACGAGCCGTTTTTCCGCCTTCGGCCCCGGCTGCCACGTGCGCTTCGCGATGGCCGCCGCGTCTTGCCGGTAGGAGACGGGCTTGAGAATCTGGGGACGCTCGCCAAGGCGCTCGATAACCGCATCGGCGAACGCGTCGGTGCCGACCAGCTTCTTGCTGACGGAATCGCGGTAGATATCCCGCGTATGAATCCCATCTTCGATGGTGCGCAACCACGCCAGATGGATCTTTTCCGCAACGGACGGTTGCCCGATGTGAATGAGCATCATGACGGCGGCAAGCAGCAATCCGGACGGGTTCGCAATGTTTTGCCCAGCGATGTCGGGCGCAGAACCGTGAATGGCTTCGAACATCGCGAATCCGTCGCCGATGTTGGCCGAGGGCGCGAGCCCCACGGAACCGGAGAGCTCTGCGGTGACGTCAGAGAGAATGTCCCCGTACAGGTTCGGCATGACCACGACGTCGAAGCGCTCCGGCGTATTGGCCAACCGGGCCGCGCCAATATCGACGATCAGCGTCTCGTGCTCGATGTCGGGATACTCAGCAGCAATGCGCTCAAACTCCTTGTGAAACAGGCCGTCCGTGAACTTCATGATATTGTCCTTCACGAAACAAGTGACCTTTTTGCGCCCGTTTGCCCGCGCATAGTCGAACGCATAACGAATGACGCGCTCCGAACCGGGCTGCGTGATGAGCTTGAGGCACTGATACACCTGTTGCGTCTGGCGATGCTCGATGCCCGCGTAAAGATCCTCTTCATTCTCGCGGATGATCACGAGGTCCATCTTCGGGTGGGTCGTCTCCACGAACGGGCTGTACGCCACCGTCGGCCGGACATTTGCGTACAAGTTGAGCGCCTTACGCAGGGTGACGTTGAGGCTCTTATAACCTCCGCCCTGCGGCGTGGTAATCGGAGCTTTGAGGAGCACGCGCGTCCTCCGCACACTGTCCCAGGCCTTCGGATCCATGCCATTGTCAATGCCGCGTTTATACACCTTTTCGCCGATCTCGACCGTTTCAATGTCGAGTTCGGCGCCGGCGGCTTCCAGAATGCGCAGGGTTGCCGTCATGATCTCCGGCCCAATACCATCCCCATACGCGACCGTGATTGGTGTTTTCGCCATAGAAAAGACCCCTTCGACTCCAAATTCCTTCGACTCGAAATCAGTACCGATCCCGTCCAACATCAGTACAACCGTACGTATCATAGCTTACATTGGCCCCAGGTTGTCAATCCATCGTGACAAGTCTTCTACCATATTGTGAACAGATTTTTACTGAACATTCACATCAATTTCAACAATTTTCCTTTCATAATGGCTTTCCATCTCGTTGCCTGGCACGTGGACCCCTGCGGTTGACTCGTCAGTAAATACAGAACAAACCGCCCGGTCGATTTCCTCGATGATCTTCCCGGCCGTCCGCGTGATCCGCTCGACGCTCTGTCGGATCCGTCGCTTGTCACCGTGATCGTACACGCCCACATACCCGACGCTGTACTCACTCGTGTCGAACCCGAACGCCTTACAAACGATAAACGCCACAGCCTCCGCCTCAACCTCTCTCTACTCCGCGGGCAGGCTCCTCCCGACGAGATCGCTGTGCAAAAGCGCATGCGCGTACTCATGCACCAAGGTCTTCGTGTTCTGATCCACCGAGTTCGACGCTGACAGCGCGATCTCCCCAGTCGATGGCCGGAAGAACCCGCGCGCCCCTTCCCTCTCCTCCTCCGGCAGAACCTGAATTCTGTGATTCCGTTCCACCACACGCCGCAAACGTTCGAAGAGTGCCTGATGCCGATCGCCTTCGATTGGATGCTCCGGCCCAAGCGTCGGCAGCGGATCACCATCGGTCTGCGACACGTCGAAGACCGTCACGACCTTGAACCGCGTTCTGGCACTTGCCGCGTCACCCGCACCGTATTCCCGTCCTCGTCCGTCACGATTCGGGCCGTCATACCGCTCACCACCGTCGAGGCGTCGTACCCGGGACAGATGTCGATCTCCACCGAACCGATGCGGAGGGTCAAGAGCGAGCGGCTTGCGTTCGAAGGTGAGGATGTCGTCACCACGGATACGAACGCCGCGTCTTGCGCGTCATGGAGGGGTGCATTTCGAAGTCGGCGAAGCCAGTACCGGAACGGATGGGGTTTCAGACCGTGCTTAGCGCAGAACTGGCTGGCGGATAGGCCGCTGTCGTAGAAGGCGGCGATGCGTTCACGCCAAAGTTCACGGCGTTCCTGGTGAGACATGTGCTCTCGCATACAAGAACCCTCCCGCGGCT
This is a stretch of genomic DNA from Alicyclobacillus vulcanalis. It encodes these proteins:
- the tnpA gene encoding IS66 family insertion sequence element accessory protein TnpA, whose amino-acid sequence is MREHMSHQERRELWRERIAAFYDSGLSASQFCAKHGLKPHPFRYWLRRLRNAPLHDAQDAAFVSVVTTSSPSNASRSLLTLRIGSVEIDICPGYDASTVVSGMTARIVTDEDGNTVRVTRQVPERGSRS
- a CDS encoding spore germination protein → MSEARDVIQRRAWDVAREVARQLEPCPDLRVLPWSWTAPRAAGVALWLEGLVDERQLQNALLHLREASGARKAGPYVSPGVAAHEIRTISAAVEALLKGSAVVVRDGADTAQAWDLSQPPGRTINRSENEPTLHGPQEAFVEQLALNLAMVRKRLKSQKLKIETVTIGAVAPCDIAVMYQEGIAKQEIVHEVRRRLAQIHVDYVADANEIREFINDPRFSVFPTTEETERPDRVAAALMEGRVAILTDGSPTCLMVPVTFAMNLSSPEDYYMHYSLALPLRLLRHLMFWASVLLPALYVALLTYNQDLLPTPLLVSVAAQHAGIPFPTIIEALGMLVAFEALREAGTRLPRAVGQSVSIVGTLVIGDAAVRAGLVSPGMVIIVSATGVASFTLPALGLVQAARLLQFPFVLAAGLFGLYGVLMLGMALVGRMASLRSFGVPYLSPIAPNVMGDMKDVIIRAPWWMMKRRPRQFESVDRVRIARPRWIRRAPR
- a CDS encoding DUF6782 family putative metallopeptidase, which produces MTVFDVSQTDGDPLPTLGPEHPIEGDRHQALFERLRRVVERNHRIQVLPEEEREGARGFFRPSTGEIALSASNSVDQNTKTLVHEYAHALLHSDLVGRSLPAE
- a CDS encoding NADP-dependent isocitrate dehydrogenase, which codes for MAKTPITVAYGDGIGPEIMTATLRILEAAGAELDIETVEIGEKVYKRGIDNGMDPKAWDSVRRTRVLLKAPITTPQGGGYKSLNVTLRKALNLYANVRPTVAYSPFVETTHPKMDLVIIRENEEDLYAGIEHRQTQQVYQCLKLITQPGSERVIRYAFDYARANGRKKVTCFVKDNIMKFTDGLFHKEFERIAAEYPDIEHETLIVDIGAARLANTPERFDVVVMPNLYGDILSDVTAELSGSVGLAPSANIGDGFAMFEAIHGSAPDIAGQNIANPSGLLLAAVMMLIHIGQPSVAEKIHLAWLRTIEDGIHTRDIYRDSVSKKLVGTDAFADAVIERLGERPQILKPVSYRQDAAAIAKRTWQPGPKAEKRLVGVDVFLDWGPGAPDDLGGKLSQIRVDDLKLEVITNRGIKVWPNGLPETFCTDHWRCRFRKEGGAQVQPGEVVELQRRIIEAGFDVIKTENLYTFDGVPGFSAVHG